A part of Paenarthrobacter sp. A20 genomic DNA contains:
- a CDS encoding NlpC/P60 family protein produces the protein MTSANKVARHRAEAPKTSSLAVIAKAVSDNAGGVGRQAAVIAAASGLVLTGSVAANAAETKVDRESTSTSTLDVQSVVQATIAADSTVAISYERPVVTTVEAPAPVVKKAPAKVETKAATESTATSGNATVAVNTAAPAAKAPAAASGLGAAIAAAAYAQLGVTQDCTMLVTNSLAAVGINFHDWPAGYLSLGRTVSAAEAQPGDLAYYANGGLAGQAHIAVYVGNGMAVHGGWNGSTTALFSVNVGSGPVFIRVNG, from the coding sequence ATGACCAGTGCAAACAAAGTTGCACGGCATCGCGCTGAGGCCCCCAAGACCAGCTCGCTTGCCGTCATCGCCAAGGCCGTCAGCGACAACGCCGGTGGCGTTGGCCGCCAGGCAGCAGTCATTGCCGCAGCTTCAGGCCTGGTCCTGACCGGTAGTGTTGCTGCCAACGCTGCCGAGACCAAGGTGGACCGCGAGTCCACCTCGACGTCCACCCTTGACGTCCAGTCGGTAGTTCAGGCGACCATCGCTGCGGACTCCACGGTTGCCATCTCCTACGAGCGCCCCGTGGTCACCACGGTGGAAGCTCCGGCTCCGGTAGTGAAGAAGGCTCCGGCCAAGGTTGAAACCAAGGCGGCCACGGAGAGCACAGCAACGTCCGGCAACGCTACGGTCGCCGTCAACACTGCGGCTCCGGCGGCAAAGGCTCCGGCAGCTGCCAGCGGCCTTGGTGCAGCAATCGCTGCTGCCGCCTACGCACAGCTTGGCGTCACCCAGGACTGCACCATGTTGGTGACCAACTCCCTGGCCGCCGTTGGCATCAACTTCCACGACTGGCCCGCTGGTTACCTGTCCCTGGGCCGCACGGTCAGTGCAGCAGAAGCGCAGCCCGGCGACCTCGCCTACTACGCCAACGGTGGTTTGGCTGGACAGGCCCACATCGCCGTCTACGTTGGCAACGGCATGGCAGTCCATGGTGGATGGAACGGATCCACCACGGCACTGTTCAGCGTCAACGTCGGCTCCGGCCCGGTTTTCATCCGCGTCAACGGCTGA
- a CDS encoding M23 family metallopeptidase, with product MTTQNVRGRRRASGPAAELRPARVVSEIRPRDTERQVRRRKSPLRQVADFAAASGVGQKAGVALAATGLALTVGLPATSPVMATSESGQTESALAVAGGSQPEVSAAASAKIDFSRAAVATAADPDGKLKQLLSAQSAGSIQRASSAGTMASPLDTLTTASPFGYRVSPLTGGAGDFHRGQDFVAQCGTAVHAAASGKVTFAGWHEYGGGNRVVVDHGNGLETTYNHLSSFTVKVGQTVSRGDTVALSGTTGASTGCHLHFEVQVNGEVVDPMGWL from the coding sequence TTGACAACGCAGAACGTCAGGGGCCGCCGCCGCGCGTCCGGCCCCGCTGCTGAGCTGCGGCCAGCCCGCGTCGTATCGGAGATCCGGCCACGCGACACCGAGCGCCAGGTGCGTCGCCGTAAGAGCCCGTTGCGCCAGGTAGCCGACTTTGCCGCAGCCAGTGGCGTCGGGCAGAAGGCCGGAGTTGCGCTTGCCGCCACCGGACTCGCCCTGACTGTCGGTCTGCCGGCCACGAGCCCCGTCATGGCCACCTCGGAATCAGGCCAAACCGAGTCGGCCCTTGCCGTCGCCGGTGGCAGCCAGCCCGAGGTTTCCGCAGCCGCATCCGCCAAGATCGACTTCAGCCGCGCTGCCGTTGCCACTGCAGCCGACCCCGACGGAAAGCTGAAGCAACTGCTCAGTGCGCAGTCCGCGGGCAGCATTCAGCGGGCCTCGTCGGCGGGCACCATGGCCAGCCCCTTGGACACGCTGACCACAGCTTCCCCGTTTGGCTACCGCGTCAGCCCCCTCACGGGCGGCGCCGGCGACTTCCACCGCGGCCAGGACTTCGTGGCTCAGTGCGGCACCGCCGTACATGCGGCAGCCAGCGGCAAGGTCACCTTTGCTGGATGGCACGAGTACGGCGGAGGCAACCGCGTGGTGGTAGACCACGGGAATGGCCTCGAAACCACGTACAACCACCTGTCATCCTTCACCGTCAAGGTGGGCCAGACGGTCAGCCGCGGCGATACGGTCGCACTGAGCGGCACCACAGGCGCTTCCACCGGCTGCCACCTCCACTTTGAGGTCCAGGTCAATGGTGAAGTTGTCGACCCCATGGGCTGGCTCTAG
- a CDS encoding metal-dependent transcriptional regulator has translation MTDLIDTTEMYLRTILELEEENIVALRARIAERLRHSGPTVSQTIGRMERDGLVVVSNDRHLELTEVGRKRATEVMRKHRLAERLLADVIGLDWAYVHDEACRWEHVMSERVERRLYELLEHPTESPYGNPIPGLEALGGLASQPLSRIDVNLLQAMDGYATDSRVAVTRLAEPIQVEPELLTQLDEGGIRPGATVSLARVGEYISVRVPGIEGALELPPEVAAHVFVSVS, from the coding sequence ATGACGGATCTGATCGATACCACTGAGATGTATCTTCGGACCATTTTGGAGCTTGAGGAAGAAAACATCGTGGCGTTGCGGGCCCGCATCGCCGAGCGCCTGCGGCACTCCGGACCTACGGTTTCCCAGACCATCGGACGCATGGAGCGCGACGGCCTGGTGGTTGTGTCCAACGACCGCCACCTGGAACTTACCGAGGTTGGACGGAAGCGTGCCACAGAGGTCATGCGCAAGCACCGCCTTGCCGAGCGGCTCCTGGCGGACGTTATCGGCCTGGACTGGGCCTACGTCCATGATGAAGCGTGCCGGTGGGAGCATGTGATGAGCGAGCGGGTGGAGCGCCGGTTGTACGAGCTCCTGGAACACCCCACCGAATCCCCGTATGGCAACCCCATCCCCGGACTTGAAGCGCTTGGCGGCCTTGCGAGCCAGCCCTTGTCCCGGATTGACGTCAACCTCCTGCAGGCTATGGACGGCTATGCCACAGATTCCCGGGTGGCGGTAACCCGCCTCGCGGAGCCCATCCAGGTGGAACCTGAACTCCTCACGCAGCTGGACGAAGGTGGAATCCGTCCAGGCGCAACAGTCTCGCTGGCGCGCGTCGGCGAGTACATCTCCGTCCGGGTTCCCGGCATCGAGGGCGCGCTGGAGCTTCCGCCGGAAGTTGCGGCACACGTCTTCGTATCCGTCAGCTGA
- a CDS encoding DUF3027 domain-containing protein, with translation MTSESAQDTKAGRNAEASPAAGPDAAQAPGNGEAPARKPVADKSRAGLPVWRTGKPDAFLAAAVDTAREAVEGIANPGEVGPHLGAKSEGDRVVTHLFESRLAGYGGWQWYAVVTRNSRSKIVTVSELGLLPSEDSILAPEWVPWAKRVRPEDETPLVEETVEDVTEESVQADEDEATEPADADADSDEPGAGSEDDDDETGAE, from the coding sequence ATGACATCGGAATCCGCACAGGATACAAAGGCCGGAAGGAACGCCGAGGCAAGCCCTGCGGCCGGTCCTGACGCTGCCCAGGCTCCTGGCAACGGGGAAGCCCCCGCGCGGAAGCCCGTTGCGGACAAGTCACGGGCCGGCTTGCCCGTGTGGCGCACCGGGAAGCCGGACGCGTTCCTTGCTGCCGCCGTCGACACTGCGCGCGAGGCCGTGGAGGGCATTGCCAATCCCGGTGAGGTCGGGCCGCACCTCGGTGCCAAATCGGAGGGCGACCGCGTTGTCACCCACCTGTTTGAGTCCAGGCTTGCCGGATATGGCGGTTGGCAGTGGTATGCCGTGGTGACCCGCAATTCACGATCCAAGATCGTGACCGTGAGCGAACTGGGCCTGCTGCCCTCAGAGGATTCCATCCTGGCCCCTGAATGGGTGCCATGGGCCAAGCGTGTCCGTCCCGAGGATGAGACGCCCTTGGTGGAGGAAACCGTGGAGGACGTCACGGAGGAGTCCGTTCAAGCGGACGAAGACGAGGCCACGGAACCGGCTGACGCGGACGCCGATTCCGACGAACCCGGCGCAGGCAGTGAAGATGACGACGACGAAACCGGTGCCGAATAA
- a CDS encoding FdhF/YdeP family oxidoreductase, which translates to MNRHAPEQDINEDDLQIHPPKQAAAGLKAVTVALERGYAQAGVARTVRSMLRVNQHDGFDCPGCAWPESITGRRSPAEFCENGAKAIAEESTTRTVGAEFWAKHSLADLEDKTEYWLGSQGRLSEPVVIKPGDTHYSPISWTEAFALIGEHVNATTPDKCVFYTSGRTANETAFMYQLFARSLGTNNLPDCSNMCHESSGSALNPTIGIGKGTVSLEDIHHAELVLVVGQNPGTNHPRMLSALRDCKNNGGKIVAVNPLPEAGLLNFKDPQSLNGVIGGGTTIADEFLQIKVGGDLALFQALGHLLLEEEKRNPGTVVDHSFIEQQTEGFAAYREARSVLDWDETERATGLTREEITKAAGMMAASKATIICWALGLTQQPHSVDTLREIINLLLLQGNFGKRGAGACPVRGHSNVQGDRTMGIWEKPKESFLAALDAEFGFHMPRDHGYDSVETQHALEKGDVKVFVSMGGNFAAAGSDTAALEQGLRNAGLTVHISTKPNRAHVVHGKTSLILPTLGRTDTDDKHPKGKQFLSVEDSMSVIHKTQGRLEPVSDHLLSEPVIVARMAQATLGENHSVDWRAMAEDYDVIRDHIARVIPGFEDFNARVRTKNGFVLPNPPRDTRTFATDIGKGRFSVRPLEYLEAPAGHLILQTVRSHDQYNTTFYGLDDRYRGVSDGRRVILVHPGDIEDLGFKDRDLVDVISTFAGTERRANKFRLIGYPTAKGCAAAYFPEANALVHRELVARESNTPGYKAMTVRFVKNEENGS; encoded by the coding sequence ATGAACAGGCATGCTCCCGAACAGGACATCAACGAAGATGACCTGCAAATCCATCCGCCCAAACAAGCTGCGGCAGGCCTTAAAGCCGTCACCGTTGCCCTTGAACGGGGATACGCCCAGGCCGGGGTGGCCCGCACGGTCCGGTCCATGCTCAGGGTCAACCAGCATGATGGCTTTGACTGCCCCGGGTGTGCATGGCCGGAATCCATAACCGGAAGGCGCAGTCCCGCTGAATTTTGCGAGAACGGGGCCAAGGCGATCGCCGAGGAAAGCACCACCCGGACCGTCGGTGCCGAATTCTGGGCGAAACATTCCCTGGCCGACCTTGAGGATAAGACGGAGTACTGGCTGGGGAGCCAGGGAAGATTGTCGGAACCCGTGGTCATCAAACCGGGCGACACTCACTACTCGCCCATCAGCTGGACCGAGGCATTCGCCCTGATCGGCGAGCACGTCAACGCCACCACGCCGGACAAGTGCGTCTTCTACACCTCCGGCAGGACGGCCAATGAGACGGCCTTCATGTATCAACTGTTTGCACGAAGCCTCGGCACCAATAACCTGCCGGACTGCTCCAACATGTGCCATGAATCCTCCGGGAGCGCGCTCAACCCAACCATCGGCATCGGCAAGGGCACTGTTTCCCTGGAGGACATCCACCACGCTGAGCTGGTACTGGTAGTAGGCCAGAACCCGGGAACCAACCATCCCCGCATGTTGTCCGCCCTCCGCGACTGCAAGAACAACGGCGGAAAGATTGTAGCCGTCAACCCGCTCCCCGAGGCCGGCCTCCTGAACTTCAAGGATCCGCAATCCCTCAACGGCGTCATCGGCGGCGGCACCACCATCGCGGATGAGTTCCTGCAGATCAAGGTCGGTGGCGACCTCGCGCTGTTCCAGGCGCTGGGCCACTTGCTCCTGGAGGAAGAGAAGCGAAACCCGGGCACCGTCGTCGACCATTCCTTCATTGAGCAGCAGACCGAAGGGTTCGCGGCCTACAGGGAAGCGCGTTCGGTGCTGGACTGGGACGAAACAGAACGGGCAACAGGGCTGACCAGGGAAGAAATCACCAAGGCTGCCGGCATGATGGCCGCGTCCAAGGCGACCATTATTTGCTGGGCCCTTGGACTGACCCAGCAGCCGCACTCGGTGGATACCCTGCGGGAAATCATCAACCTCCTGCTGCTCCAGGGAAACTTCGGCAAGCGCGGGGCCGGTGCGTGCCCCGTCCGTGGACACTCGAACGTCCAGGGTGACCGGACCATGGGCATTTGGGAGAAACCCAAGGAATCGTTCCTGGCCGCGTTGGACGCCGAATTCGGCTTCCACATGCCGCGCGACCACGGCTATGACTCCGTGGAAACCCAGCACGCCTTGGAAAAGGGAGACGTGAAGGTCTTCGTGTCCATGGGCGGAAACTTCGCAGCCGCGGGATCGGACACGGCGGCCCTGGAACAGGGGCTGAGGAACGCCGGGCTCACCGTCCACATTTCCACCAAGCCCAACCGCGCCCACGTGGTGCACGGCAAGACATCCCTGATCCTTCCCACGCTGGGGCGGACGGACACGGATGACAAACACCCCAAGGGAAAGCAGTTCCTGTCGGTGGAAGACTCCATGTCCGTCATCCATAAAACGCAGGGCCGGCTGGAGCCGGTCTCAGATCACCTGCTGAGCGAGCCGGTGATCGTGGCCCGCATGGCACAGGCGACACTGGGTGAGAACCACAGCGTCGACTGGCGGGCCATGGCAGAGGATTACGACGTGATCCGCGACCACATTGCCAGGGTCATTCCGGGCTTTGAGGACTTCAACGCCAGGGTCCGGACCAAGAACGGTTTTGTCCTTCCCAACCCGCCCAGGGATACCCGCACCTTCGCCACGGACATCGGCAAGGGGCGGTTCTCGGTGCGGCCACTTGAGTACCTGGAAGCCCCTGCCGGTCACTTGATCCTGCAGACGGTCCGCAGCCACGATCAGTACAACACCACGTTCTACGGCTTGGATGACCGGTACCGGGGCGTTTCCGATGGACGCCGGGTCATCCTGGTGCACCCCGGAGACATCGAGGATTTGGGATTCAAGGACCGTGACCTGGTGGATGTCATTTCCACGTTCGCAGGGACGGAACGGCGTGCCAACAAGTTCAGGCTCATCGGGTACCCCACGGCCAAGGGGTGTGCCGCAGCGTACTTCCCCGAAGCCAACGCATTGGTGCACCGCGAGCTGGTGGCCCGGGAATCCAACACCCCTGGCTACAAGGCCATGACCGTGCGTTTCGTCAAGAATGAAGAGAACGGATCCTGA
- a CDS encoding HNH endonuclease: MRTLVLNAGYEPLAVITFRRALVLVLTGKASVVAEGDEPVVGPQEILGRPSVILLNRYIRPRYNRITAVSRRGVLRRDGHHCAYCGKTAHTIDHVHPKSRGGADSWENLVAACLKCNNAKSDHTLAEMGWKLRFKPGVPQGTMWQIKELEKPAPDWDPFLLPESAA; encoded by the coding sequence ATGCGCACACTCGTTCTGAATGCTGGATATGAACCGCTGGCGGTAATAACATTCCGCCGGGCGCTGGTCCTTGTGCTCACTGGGAAAGCTAGCGTTGTGGCCGAAGGCGACGAGCCTGTCGTCGGGCCACAGGAGATTCTCGGACGACCATCCGTGATCCTCCTCAACCGCTACATCCGTCCCCGGTACAACAGGATTACTGCCGTGAGTCGCCGCGGGGTCCTTCGCCGCGACGGTCACCACTGCGCCTACTGCGGGAAAACAGCCCACACCATAGACCACGTCCACCCCAAGTCCAGGGGCGGCGCGGATTCCTGGGAAAACCTGGTTGCGGCGTGCTTGAAATGCAACAACGCCAAGAGCGACCACACGCTGGCCGAAATGGGTTGGAAACTCCGTTTCAAGCCCGGCGTGCCCCAGGGAACCATGTGGCAGATCAAAGAACTCGAGAAACCTGCGCCGGACTGGGACCCGTTCCTGTTGCCGGAATCCGCTGCCTGA
- a CDS encoding cold-shock protein: MPTGKVKWYDKEKGFGFLAAEDGQEVFLPKTSLPAGVTELKAGTRVEFGVADGRRGAQALGLRVLEKTPSIAKAKRMNARDLAPMVQDLVTVLDNLSGSLSSGKYPDGNKAKAISMALRKVADELEA; encoded by the coding sequence GTGCCTACCGGCAAGGTCAAGTGGTATGACAAGGAAAAAGGCTTCGGATTCCTCGCGGCTGAAGACGGCCAGGAAGTATTCCTGCCCAAGACGTCCCTGCCCGCGGGCGTAACGGAGCTCAAGGCCGGAACCCGCGTGGAGTTCGGCGTGGCCGATGGCCGCCGCGGCGCGCAGGCGCTGGGGCTGCGTGTCCTGGAAAAGACCCCGTCCATCGCCAAGGCCAAGCGCATGAACGCCCGGGACCTCGCGCCAATGGTGCAGGACCTGGTGACGGTACTGGACAACCTCTCGGGTTCTTTGTCGTCCGGCAAGTACCCTGACGGCAACAAGGCAAAAGCCATCAGCATGGCGCTGCGCAAGGTTGCCGACGAGCTGGAAGCCTAG
- a CDS encoding C40 family peptidase — protein MSSRTTPARHRAESVRTNPLNTLSKAVSSNAGTVGRQAVVLAAASGLVLSVGLPAQAADTDVSKSEASSTQQMVTTAVVTAEPTATVSFESPVVATKEAPKIQRASQTTQRATANGTQDAAGAVTAKSSEAKDAASSAAASGLAAIAYTGIGHPYVWGGTTPNGWDCSGFTQWVYAQAGISIPRVNAWTAMKPTSTPAPGDLVMQNGGAHVGIYVGNGMMISALNPGQGTLLHSAASTGTSSFFTLR, from the coding sequence GTGTCATCACGCACTACCCCTGCGCGCCACCGCGCCGAATCGGTTCGTACGAACCCCTTGAACACGCTTTCCAAGGCTGTTTCATCGAATGCCGGTACCGTTGGCCGCCAGGCCGTCGTTCTGGCAGCAGCATCAGGCCTCGTCCTCAGCGTCGGCTTGCCGGCACAGGCAGCTGACACCGACGTTTCCAAGTCGGAAGCCTCCAGCACCCAGCAGATGGTTACCACCGCCGTCGTCACCGCGGAGCCCACAGCTACCGTTTCCTTTGAAAGCCCCGTTGTGGCCACCAAGGAAGCCCCCAAGATCCAGCGCGCTTCGCAGACCACCCAGCGGGCCACTGCAAACGGCACGCAGGACGCAGCAGGTGCTGTCACCGCCAAGTCGTCCGAAGCCAAGGACGCTGCTTCCAGCGCCGCGGCCTCCGGCCTCGCTGCCATCGCCTACACCGGCATTGGCCACCCGTACGTTTGGGGCGGCACAACGCCCAACGGATGGGACTGCTCCGGCTTCACCCAGTGGGTCTACGCACAGGCTGGCATCAGCATCCCGCGCGTCAACGCCTGGACGGCCATGAAGCCCACCAGCACTCCGGCCCCCGGTGACCTGGTCATGCAGAACGGCGGAGCCCACGTAGGCATCTACGTTGGCAACGGCATGATGATCAGCGCTTTGAACCCGGGCCAGGGCACGCTCCTGCACTCAGCTGCCTCCACCGGCACGTCCTCCTTCTTCACCCTCCGCTAG
- a CDS encoding NTP transferase domain-containing protein, translating to MEFNAVILAGGRATRLGGVPKPSLTYDGASLLSHALQAVRGAAAVVVVGPDASGSGGVLLPDNVLRAREEPAYAGPAAAIAAGLAALKNHGMGAPWTLVLACDMPHASRGVALLWEALASQPGVEGAMAVSADGRKQPLLGAYSTAAMEREVGVASQGSGLTNSSVFRLLARLNVLDVAVPAGSTDDVDTWEDAAALGIDYELEAHVKSQEETLEEWCRTLLQAFELEGVEVDVNEVLAVAGVAAHSVVRPAAPLTTFIAGYAAGMARGIGQASDDASMNAALDLARKVAQEYSESGAGAE from the coding sequence ATGGAGTTCAACGCCGTGATTTTGGCGGGAGGCAGGGCCACCCGCCTCGGAGGCGTGCCCAAGCCGTCGCTGACGTACGACGGCGCGTCGCTCCTTTCGCATGCCCTGCAGGCAGTCCGGGGTGCCGCAGCCGTGGTAGTCGTAGGGCCCGATGCTTCAGGATCCGGCGGTGTGCTGCTACCGGACAATGTGCTGAGGGCGCGGGAGGAACCGGCGTACGCGGGTCCGGCCGCTGCGATTGCAGCGGGCTTGGCCGCGTTGAAGAACCACGGCATGGGCGCTCCGTGGACGCTTGTCCTGGCTTGCGATATGCCGCATGCCTCCCGTGGCGTTGCACTCCTGTGGGAAGCACTTGCCTCACAGCCCGGGGTGGAGGGGGCCATGGCGGTCTCCGCGGACGGCCGGAAGCAACCGCTGCTGGGCGCCTACAGCACCGCAGCCATGGAACGGGAGGTAGGCGTAGCTTCGCAAGGTTCCGGGTTAACGAACTCTTCAGTGTTCCGGCTGCTTGCTAGGCTGAATGTGCTGGACGTTGCCGTCCCCGCAGGCTCTACGGATGACGTGGACACGTGGGAGGACGCAGCGGCCTTGGGCATTGACTACGAGTTGGAGGCGCACGTGAAGAGCCAGGAAGAGACGCTCGAGGAATGGTGCCGCACATTGCTGCAGGCGTTTGAGCTTGAAGGCGTTGAAGTGGACGTTAACGAGGTCCTGGCAGTGGCTGGCGTTGCTGCGCATTCAGTGGTGCGCCCCGCCGCACCCTTGACCACGTTCATCGCCGGATACGCCGCCGGCATGGCCCGCGGCATTGGCCAGGCCAGCGACGACGCGTCCATGAACGCTGCCTTGGACCTGGCCCGCAAAGTTGCCCAAGAGTATTCGGAGTCCGGGGCTGGCGCCGAATGA
- the serC gene encoding phosphoserine transaminase, which translates to MSDNSITIPADLLPKDGRFGAGPSKVRPEQIEALSAASSTILGTSHRQAPVKNLVGSVREGLSQFFRAPEGYEVVLGVGGSTAFWDVAAFGLVEKKAQHLSFGEFGSKFAAATNKAPFLDASSIIKSEPGTRPVAQAETGVDVYAWPQNETSTGVAAPVKRVQGADEGSLVLVDATSAAGGLDVDVAESDVYYFAPQKNFASDGGLWLGLFSPAALERAARVKASGRWIPDFLDLQTAIDNSKLNQTYNTPSLSTLVTLDAQVQWLNSNGGLDFASKRTADSANRIYSWAEASDYATPFVTNPEDRSNVIATIDFDDSIDAAAIAKVLRANGVVDTEPYRKLGRNQLRIATFVAIEPDDVSALLASIDYVVGELKK; encoded by the coding sequence GTGAGCGACAACAGCATCACCATTCCCGCCGATCTGCTGCCCAAGGACGGACGCTTCGGCGCAGGACCGTCCAAGGTCCGCCCGGAGCAGATCGAGGCCCTGTCTGCCGCGTCGTCCACCATCCTCGGCACGTCACACCGCCAGGCACCGGTGAAAAACCTGGTGGGGTCCGTCCGGGAAGGGCTCAGCCAGTTCTTCCGCGCACCCGAGGGCTATGAGGTTGTCCTCGGCGTTGGCGGCTCCACGGCATTCTGGGACGTCGCTGCCTTCGGACTGGTGGAGAAGAAGGCCCAGCACCTTTCCTTCGGCGAATTCGGATCGAAGTTTGCCGCCGCTACCAACAAGGCACCGTTCCTTGATGCATCGTCCATCATTAAATCCGAGCCCGGCACCCGCCCGGTGGCACAGGCCGAAACGGGCGTCGACGTCTATGCCTGGCCCCAGAACGAGACCTCCACGGGTGTAGCTGCTCCCGTAAAGCGCGTGCAGGGGGCCGACGAAGGCTCCCTCGTCCTGGTGGATGCCACCTCGGCTGCCGGCGGCCTCGACGTTGACGTTGCCGAGTCGGATGTCTACTACTTCGCCCCGCAGAAGAACTTCGCCTCCGATGGTGGACTGTGGCTGGGCCTCTTCTCCCCCGCCGCCCTGGAACGCGCCGCGCGGGTCAAGGCCAGCGGCCGCTGGATCCCGGACTTCCTGGACCTTCAGACGGCCATCGACAACTCCAAGCTGAACCAGACGTACAACACACCGTCGTTGTCCACCCTGGTGACGCTGGACGCCCAGGTGCAGTGGCTCAACAGCAACGGCGGCCTGGACTTCGCCAGCAAGCGCACTGCGGACTCGGCCAACCGCATCTACTCGTGGGCAGAGGCTTCGGACTACGCGACGCCGTTTGTCACCAACCCCGAAGACCGCTCCAATGTCATCGCCACGATCGACTTCGACGATTCCATTGATGCCGCAGCCATCGCCAAGGTCCTGCGCGCCAACGGCGTGGTGGACACCGAGCCTTACCGCAAGCTCGGCCGCAACCAGCTGCGCATTGCCACGTTCGTCGCCATCGAACCGGACGACGTTTCCGCACTGCTCGCCAGCATCGACTACGTAGTGGGCGAACTGAAGAAGTAG
- a CDS encoding molybdopterin molybdotransferase MoeA has translation MTQAPNEGHHAAHTWHEARQRAFDGAAPIPPGPVPLGSALGRTLASDALAVQDMPHYASSAMDGWAVNGSGPWILSEPGQRLAPHQASPIVTGGLIPPGAKAVLRSESGVITTDDDGLPVLALGGTAKPGEPRNGQHIRRAAEEAAEGDVLLKAGTVLNPAHIALAALAGLDHVEVMGKPLVRFLLTGSEVVAQGIPRPGQVRDTFGPQLGAVVELLGGIAGEQLRVGDSYGEWLAALQDTEPSPEELSADEPYAETEPPADVVITTGGTGRSGTDHFRRAVAELGGRLLIDGIAMRPGHPAVLAELPDGRFVLGLPGNPLAAMMALFTLGAPLLAALGHGSLQEVGEVPCGAMIDAEPGRTRLMPFKLVYGLASPAQHAGPGMMRGLAGADGVMVVPPHGVQLGELVPAFALPWGKPLPAPKTPEDKPRKAPPRSQKKTPPGPVDWSALDA, from the coding sequence ATGACCCAGGCCCCCAACGAGGGCCATCACGCGGCACACACGTGGCATGAGGCTCGGCAGCGCGCGTTCGATGGCGCTGCTCCCATCCCGCCAGGCCCGGTCCCGCTGGGGTCTGCCCTTGGCCGCACCTTGGCATCGGATGCCCTGGCAGTGCAGGACATGCCCCACTATGCTTCTTCCGCCATGGATGGCTGGGCCGTCAATGGTAGCGGCCCGTGGATACTCAGTGAGCCGGGCCAGAGGCTTGCGCCTCACCAAGCCAGTCCCATTGTTACCGGTGGGCTGATACCTCCCGGGGCCAAAGCCGTGCTGCGCAGCGAGAGTGGCGTCATCACTACGGACGACGACGGCCTTCCGGTCCTTGCGTTGGGCGGCACCGCCAAACCGGGGGAGCCGCGCAACGGCCAACACATCCGCAGGGCTGCAGAAGAGGCAGCCGAGGGTGATGTCCTGCTCAAAGCCGGGACAGTGCTCAACCCGGCGCACATCGCGCTGGCAGCGTTGGCAGGCCTGGATCACGTGGAAGTCATGGGCAAACCACTGGTCAGGTTCCTTTTGACGGGTTCGGAGGTGGTGGCCCAAGGTATCCCGCGGCCTGGACAGGTCCGGGACACCTTCGGCCCGCAACTCGGCGCCGTGGTGGAACTCCTGGGCGGTATCGCCGGGGAGCAGCTCAGGGTGGGCGACAGTTATGGGGAGTGGCTCGCCGCACTTCAGGACACCGAGCCGTCCCCCGAGGAACTCAGCGCAGACGAACCGTACGCAGAAACTGAACCGCCTGCCGACGTCGTCATTACGACCGGCGGGACAGGGCGTTCGGGGACTGACCACTTCAGGCGGGCGGTGGCAGAACTTGGTGGCCGGTTGCTGATCGACGGTATTGCCATGCGGCCTGGACATCCGGCCGTGTTGGCGGAGTTGCCCGATGGCCGGTTCGTCCTGGGTCTGCCTGGAAATCCGCTTGCCGCGATGATGGCCTTATTTACCCTGGGGGCGCCCTTGCTGGCTGCCTTGGGCCACGGAAGCCTCCAGGAAGTGGGCGAAGTTCCTTGTGGAGCGATGATCGACGCGGAGCCCGGACGGACCCGCCTGATGCCTTTCAAACTGGTGTATGGCTTGGCGTCGCCGGCACAGCATGCTGGCCCGGGAATGATGCGTGGCCTGGCCGGTGCGGACGGGGTCATGGTGGTACCGCCGCATGGAGTCCAACTGGGCGAGCTGGTCCCGGCCTTTGCCTTGCCGTGGGGCAAACCGTTGCCCGCGCCGAAGACACCTGAAGACAAGCCCCGCAAGGCGCCGCCGCGGAGCCAAAAGAAGACCCCGCCAGGTCCGGTGGACTGGAGTGCCCTAGACGCATGA